The following proteins come from a genomic window of Flavobacteriaceae bacterium MAR_2010_188:
- a CDS encoding Tetratricopeptide repeat-containing protein, translating to MTVLGKISSTLKGLLAISLVLFFSKQLLSQNNNQAKFNERLSSVITGRPQDFKTINDAFEEFKTDSVLIKRLVAASEDVNYPEGESYGLNALGAIYRNISLYERAIKFHTQAEDLAIKAKNDELLVNSLNSTGVSYRRMDDIKPALDYHTKALELAVNTEPRSDILKYNIAVSQNSMGNIYLVLKQYQLAIDHFSKSLAIEKEMGNRLGLAINYQNIGHAYESMGQLDVALANYRRSLDYNEQINSEIGKIICYNSIGQIFIKQGKASEAKTIIENALKKALVMGDKFYTSLSYINLGWAQKELGQFDISEKNLQTALEMSQKYNLKLSEVSASEHLSELFQQKGEFDKAFLNYKNSVKVEETINNERNLKYVNDVIVQFENESKNRQIRSLAAEYEAVSERLRNNKMIFWSSLLGLLILSLILYAISTNRRLSQEKKILTLEQDMLRIQMNPHFIFNSLNSIKLYIINNEKENAVYYLNKFSKFIRKILVSTSEKTISLEDELETMQLYMNIENIRFSNEIDFKINILDNINTMAIKVPPLILQPFLENSIWHGLSTKEKDKIVRIDIFKKSDNFVTIAISDNGIGRKKSEQFKKDSVLERKSLGLSITNARLTNFYSTSNNDFQLEIEDLVDQEDNGVGTKVVLSIPIRSNVLRTA from the coding sequence TTTTTCAGCAAACAACTTTTATCACAGAATAATAATCAAGCTAAGTTTAACGAACGTCTAAGCAGTGTAATAACCGGCAGACCTCAGGATTTCAAAACCATTAATGATGCTTTTGAAGAATTTAAAACCGACAGTGTTCTTATAAAACGATTGGTTGCAGCTTCTGAGGATGTCAATTATCCAGAAGGCGAAAGCTATGGTTTAAATGCATTAGGCGCCATCTATAGAAATATATCGCTTTATGAAAGGGCTATTAAATTTCATACCCAAGCGGAAGATTTAGCAATTAAAGCAAAAAATGACGAGTTACTGGTAAACAGTTTAAATTCTACAGGGGTTTCCTATCGTCGGATGGACGACATTAAACCGGCCTTAGATTATCATACTAAGGCTTTAGAATTAGCGGTAAATACAGAGCCCAGGAGCGACATTCTTAAATATAATATTGCCGTATCCCAGAACAGTATGGGAAATATTTATTTGGTCCTGAAGCAATACCAACTTGCCATAGATCATTTTTCAAAATCACTTGCTATTGAAAAAGAAATGGGCAATCGTTTGGGGCTTGCCATTAACTACCAAAATATTGGGCACGCCTACGAATCGATGGGCCAACTAGATGTGGCACTAGCAAATTACAGAAGGTCGTTAGATTACAATGAACAGATAAATTCTGAAATAGGTAAAATCATTTGCTACAACAGTATCGGACAGATTTTTATTAAGCAAGGAAAAGCCAGCGAGGCCAAGACCATTATCGAAAACGCCTTAAAAAAAGCGCTGGTGATGGGTGATAAATTCTACACCTCGCTATCTTATATAAACTTAGGTTGGGCCCAAAAAGAATTAGGACAGTTCGATATTTCTGAAAAAAATCTACAGACTGCCCTGGAAATGTCCCAAAAATATAATCTAAAATTATCTGAAGTATCCGCTAGTGAGCATCTTTCAGAATTATTTCAGCAAAAAGGAGAGTTTGATAAAGCGTTTCTTAATTACAAAAATTCAGTAAAGGTTGAAGAAACCATCAACAATGAGCGAAATTTAAAATACGTAAATGACGTCATCGTACAGTTCGAAAATGAATCTAAAAATCGACAAATTAGAAGTCTTGCGGCAGAATACGAAGCGGTGAGCGAACGACTTAGAAACAACAAAATGATTTTTTGGAGTTCGTTGTTAGGACTCTTGATCCTTTCCCTTATCCTTTACGCAATCTCTACAAACCGTAGACTTTCGCAGGAGAAAAAAATTCTAACCTTAGAACAGGATATGCTACGGATACAAATGAACCCACATTTTATCTTTAATTCCTTAAACTCAATTAAGTTATATATTATAAACAACGAAAAGGAAAACGCAGTTTACTACCTCAACAAATTCTCCAAGTTTATAAGGAAGATTCTGGTGTCTACTTCAGAAAAAACGATTTCTCTAGAAGATGAACTAGAAACGATGCAACTTTATATGAATATTGAAAACATCCGGTTTTCTAATGAAATCGATTTCAAGATAAATATCTTGGACAACATAAATACCATGGCGATTAAAGTCCCGCCACTGATTCTTCAACCGTTTTTAGAAAATTCTATTTGGCACGGGCTTTCTACCAAAGAGAAAGATAAAATCGTGCGGATAGATATATTCAAGAAATCGGATAATTTCGTGACCATTGCGATATCTGATAATGGAATCGGTAGAAAAAAGTCTGAGCAATTTAAGAAGGATAGTGTTCTGGAAAGAAAATCGCTGGGATTGAGTATCACCAATGCCCGACTTACAAATTTTTATTCAACCTCTAACAATGACTTTCAATTAGAGATAGAAGATTTGGTAGATCAAGAAGACAATGGAGTTGGTACCAAAGTTGTTTTAAGCATCCCGATAAGATCTAATGTTTTAAGAACGGCTTAG
- a CDS encoding multiple antibiotic resistance protein, with product MDLNIKEIFTAFMVLFAVIDIIGNIPIVIDLRKKVGHIQSEKASIIAGVIMITFLFLGKNILSLIGVGVNSFAVAGAFILFFIALEMILGITLYKQEENDAMTASIFPLAFPLIAGPGSLTTLLSLRAEFKVENIIVAVILNVIVIFIVLKTSARIERFIGPNGISIIRKVFGVILLAIAVKLFAHNIKALFELG from the coding sequence ATGGACTTAAATATCAAGGAAATATTTACTGCATTTATGGTGCTTTTCGCGGTTATAGACATCATTGGTAATATTCCTATTGTCATTGATCTGCGCAAAAAAGTAGGACATATTCAGAGTGAGAAAGCTTCGATTATTGCGGGAGTCATCATGATAACATTTCTTTTTTTAGGAAAGAATATTTTATCGCTTATTGGAGTTGGGGTAAATTCATTTGCGGTAGCTGGTGCTTTTATTTTATTTTTTATCGCTCTAGAGATGATTCTTGGGATTACGCTATATAAGCAGGAAGAAAACGACGCGATGACTGCATCGATTTTTCCACTTGCATTCCCTTTAATTGCCGGGCCTGGGAGTTTAACAACACTACTATCTTTAAGGGCAGAATTTAAGGTAGAAAACATTATAGTCGCGGTAATACTAAATGTTATCGTTATTTTTATCGTTCTTAAGACCTCGGCAAGAATCGAAAGATTTATAGGTCCCAACGGGATTAGTATTATCCGTAAAGTATTTGGGGTAATACTATTGGCAATAGCCGTTAAATTGTTCGCCCATAATATTAAAGCATTATTTGAACTGGGATAA
- a CDS encoding carboxyl-terminal processing protease: MPLKKKYIPLLTGIAVAAGVLIGGKLNFTDNNDRLFSTNSKKDKLNRLIDYIDYEYVDEVNTDSIVDVTVNGILENLDPHSTYIPKDQLARVTENMRGDFIGIGISFYTYNDTIAVIRSVEGGPSEKVGILPGDRIIMADGDTIYGKQWTNQQIIQRLKGKKNSKVDLTVYRKGEAELLHFTVKRSEVPLKSVDAHYMLTENLGYIKINRFAESTYKEFKEALDNLQEQGATQLALDLRDNPGGFVGIAEQIADEFLEDKKLMLFTQNKKGKIEKSFATAKGDFEDGELYILINENSASASEIVAGALQDNDKGIIVGRRSFGKGLVQREMDLGDGSAVRLTVARYFTPTGRSIQRPYSNGGNKEYYNDYYQRKSNGELNNESNITVADSLRYETPKGKIVYGGGGIIPDVFVPLDSSRRNETINYIRRNGYISFFVFEELDRERAIYKDVALDDFIENFTISDNIILRFQDYINEREGTKITFVAYHDEIRLLIKAALARQLFSDEAAEEIMNESDVMIDEVIMLSQASFPH, encoded by the coding sequence ATGCCCCTAAAGAAAAAATACATACCATTATTAACAGGAATCGCAGTTGCGGCTGGTGTTCTTATTGGGGGTAAATTGAATTTTACGGATAATAACGACCGACTTTTTTCTACCAACAGCAAAAAAGATAAGCTTAATAGACTAATCGACTACATCGACTACGAATATGTTGATGAAGTAAATACTGACAGTATCGTCGATGTAACCGTTAACGGCATTCTAGAAAATTTAGATCCACATTCTACCTATATTCCCAAAGATCAATTGGCCCGCGTTACAGAAAATATGCGTGGTGATTTTATTGGTATTGGGATTAGTTTTTACACTTACAACGATACTATTGCGGTAATTAGGTCGGTAGAAGGTGGTCCAAGTGAAAAAGTTGGCATCTTGCCAGGCGATAGGATTATCATGGCCGACGGCGATACAATTTATGGCAAACAATGGACCAACCAACAGATTATACAAAGGCTTAAAGGCAAAAAGAATTCCAAAGTAGATTTAACGGTTTATAGAAAAGGTGAAGCAGAATTGTTGCATTTCACAGTAAAGCGTTCTGAGGTTCCGCTAAAAAGTGTTGATGCTCATTATATGCTGACCGAAAATTTGGGTTATATAAAAATAAATCGTTTTGCCGAATCTACTTATAAAGAATTTAAAGAGGCGCTCGATAATCTCCAAGAGCAGGGTGCTACTCAATTGGCGTTAGATTTACGCGATAATCCTGGAGGTTTCGTGGGGATTGCAGAACAGATTGCAGATGAATTTTTGGAGGATAAGAAATTGATGCTTTTTACCCAGAACAAGAAAGGTAAAATCGAAAAAAGTTTCGCAACGGCCAAAGGAGATTTTGAAGATGGTGAATTGTACATTTTAATTAATGAAAATTCCGCTTCGGCATCGGAGATTGTTGCAGGTGCATTGCAGGATAATGATAAAGGGATTATCGTTGGACGTCGTTCCTTTGGAAAAGGACTTGTGCAACGAGAAATGGACCTTGGGGATGGTAGTGCAGTAAGATTAACCGTGGCGCGATATTTTACACCAACCGGAAGGTCTATTCAACGGCCATATAGCAACGGTGGAAACAAAGAATACTACAACGACTACTACCAGAGAAAGAGCAATGGAGAATTGAATAACGAATCGAATATTACAGTTGCAGATTCCCTCAGGTACGAAACACCAAAAGGAAAGATTGTATACGGCGGCGGTGGTATTATACCAGATGTTTTTGTGCCTCTGGATAGTAGTCGTCGCAACGAGACCATAAATTATATCAGGCGTAACGGCTATATCAGTTTTTTCGTGTTTGAAGAATTAGATCGGGAACGAGCTATCTATAAAGATGTCGCCTTAGACGATTTTATCGAAAATTTTACCATCAGCGATAATATTATTTTGAGATTTCAAGATTATATCAACGAGCGAGAAGGTACAAAGATCACCTTTGTCGCCTATCACGATGAGATTCGACTTCTAATTAAAGCCGCTTTGGCTAGACAGTTATTTAGTGATGAAGCTGCTGAAGAAATCATGAACGAATCTGATGTCATGATCGATGAAGTAATTATGCTTAGCCAAGCATCTTTCCCTCACTAA
- a CDS encoding dCMP deaminase — translation MSKKKQLRYDKAYLRIAQEWGKLSHCKRKQVGALIVKDRMIISDGYNGTPTGFENYCEDEEGYTKWYVLHAEANAILKVASSTQSCQGATLYITMSPCRECSKLIHQSGIVRVVYQQSYKDDSGLRFLEKAGIELNLIEEVTS, via the coding sequence ATGTCGAAAAAAAAACAGCTGCGTTATGACAAGGCGTATCTAAGAATAGCGCAAGAATGGGGAAAATTATCTCATTGTAAACGCAAGCAGGTTGGCGCACTTATTGTTAAGGATAGAATGATCATTTCTGATGGTTATAACGGAACTCCCACAGGTTTTGAGAATTATTGTGAAGATGAAGAAGGTTATACAAAATGGTATGTCCTTCATGCTGAAGCTAATGCCATTTTAAAAGTTGCGTCTTCCACACAGTCGTGCCAAGGTGCTACACTTTATATAACTATGTCTCCTTGTAGAGAATGTAGTAAGTTGATTCACCAATCTGGTATTGTGAGAGTGGTTTATCAACAGAGCTACAAAGATGATTCTGGATTAAGGTTTTTAGAAAAGGCTGGGATAGAGTTGAATTTAATTGAAGAAGTAACTAGTTAA
- a CDS encoding HupE / UreJ protein, with product MEEIWGTIQKGIFHIINFETYDHLIYVVIITVPFLFNKWKRILGLITIFILGHIITLALDTFDVVRADKQMVMFLMYSILFILAVYNVISSGKRPAGERYGVVFFLSLGLGLAHGFITNSFFSNLFKSGENKVIYLLETTLGMWLGLLILAFLSVLIGFICQTVFRFKNRDWVLVTSSIIIGVLIPLIISTWIF from the coding sequence ATGGAAGAAATTTGGGGTACTATTCAAAAAGGAATTTTCCATATAATCAATTTTGAAACTTACGATCACCTAATCTATGTTGTTATTATAACGGTTCCATTTTTATTCAATAAATGGAAACGGATTTTAGGCCTAATTACCATATTTATTTTAGGCCATATCATCACATTAGCATTAGATACATTTGATGTTGTAAGAGCAGATAAGCAGATGGTAATGTTCTTGATGTATTCCATACTTTTTATTTTAGCCGTATATAATGTGATTTCTTCTGGCAAACGGCCCGCAGGGGAGCGCTACGGAGTTGTTTTCTTTTTAAGTTTAGGACTAGGTTTAGCTCATGGCTTTATTACAAACAGCTTTTTTAGCAATCTCTTTAAATCTGGCGAAAACAAGGTAATCTATCTTTTAGAGACCACTTTAGGTATGTGGTTAGGACTTCTAATCTTGGCGTTTTTAAGTGTGTTGATTGGTTTTATCTGCCAAACAGTATTCCGGTTTAAAAATAGGGATTGGGTTTTGGTCACCTCATCAATTATAATCGGGGTCTTAATTCCGTTGATTATCAGTACTTGGATATTTTAA
- a CDS encoding DNA polymerase-4, which yields MSNQRAIVHMDLDTFFVSCERLLDRRLVGKPVLIGGITDRGVVASCSYEARQFGIHSAMPMRMAKQLCPEAIIVRGNSGIYTKFSDEVTEVIKENVPLYEKSSIDEFYIDLTGMDKFFGCHKLASEVRSKIIKETGLPISFGLSINKTVSKIATGEAKPNNEIRIYEGTEKPFLSPLSVRKIPGVGEVTYRSLCDLGIKRIHTIQEMPMPMMHKVFGKNGLGIWKKANGIDNTPVVQYHERKSISTERTFDQDTTNIHKLKGIIIAMAENLIFQLRRGNKLTACVTFKIRYSDFQTYTLQKRIPYSSADHKILPVVMELYHKLYQRRLLVRLVGVRFSHLVEGGQQIDLFEDNSRIINLYQAMDKMRERYGDRAIIKASGMGAKSISRWNPFTGEPPPLLANRRQ from the coding sequence ATGAGCAATCAACGGGCAATAGTCCATATGGATTTAGATACTTTTTTTGTGTCCTGCGAGCGGTTGCTAGACAGGCGGCTCGTAGGCAAACCAGTGCTTATTGGAGGGATTACGGACCGTGGTGTAGTGGCTTCTTGTAGTTACGAAGCAAGGCAATTTGGTATTCATTCTGCCATGCCAATGAGAATGGCAAAACAGCTATGCCCAGAAGCTATAATCGTACGTGGAAATTCTGGTATTTACACCAAATTTTCTGATGAGGTTACAGAGGTGATAAAAGAAAATGTTCCTCTTTACGAAAAATCCTCAATCGATGAATTCTACATCGACTTAACCGGGATGGACAAGTTTTTTGGTTGTCATAAACTTGCTTCAGAAGTGCGGTCAAAAATCATTAAAGAAACTGGGCTGCCAATTTCTTTTGGACTTTCCATCAATAAGACCGTTTCTAAAATCGCAACTGGTGAAGCTAAGCCAAACAACGAAATACGTATTTATGAAGGTACCGAAAAACCATTTTTGTCACCGCTTTCGGTTAGGAAAATCCCTGGTGTAGGAGAGGTAACCTATCGCTCGCTTTGCGATTTGGGAATTAAGAGAATACACACCATCCAAGAAATGCCAATGCCAATGATGCACAAAGTATTCGGGAAAAATGGTCTGGGTATCTGGAAAAAAGCAAATGGTATAGATAATACACCTGTGGTGCAATACCACGAGCGAAAATCAATTTCTACCGAACGTACTTTTGATCAAGATACTACCAACATCCACAAGCTTAAGGGTATTATCATTGCCATGGCAGAAAACCTCATTTTTCAATTAAGAAGAGGAAATAAACTTACCGCCTGTGTGACGTTTAAGATTAGGTATTCAGATTTTCAAACCTATACGTTACAGAAGCGGATTCCTTATAGTTCTGCAGACCATAAAATCTTGCCGGTAGTGATGGAGCTTTACCATAAACTATATCAAAGGAGATTGTTGGTAAGATTGGTTGGGGTTAGGTTTAGCCATTTAGTAGAAGGAGGTCAGCAGATAGATTTGTTCGAAGATAATAGTAGGATTATAAATCTCTATCAGGCAATGGATAAGATGCGCGAAAGGTATGGAGATAGAGCGATTATAAAAGCCTCGGGTATGGGAGCAAAAAGTATAAGTAGATGGAATCCTTTTACCGGTGAGCCGCCACCCTTATTGGCAAATAGAAGGCAATAA
- a CDS encoding DNA polymerase III, alpha subunit: MFLNVHSYFSLRFGTLSVDRIFSCSKEANLSVIALTDINNTSACLEFVRRSKDYGIRPIVGVDFRNGAQQQFVALAKSNLGFQNINSYLSGFLHQNDFEIPDRCKKLADTFVIYPFSDFPEKEVNQLLEHEFLGVTMNDLETFKFRKFKRKSKLLILHTVTFQNKRDFNTHRLLRAIDNNTLLSKLPKTEQGKASHVFVPLETLINAFAAYPEIIETTQRLLKECNIDFSFNDKVPKNQSSYTGCEKRDFRLLKKLAYDGLSYRYKEPNEVIHARIHKELKIIEEKKFVSYFLINWKILKYARSKGYFYVGRGSGANSIIAYLLRITDVDPVELDLYFERFINLYRQNPPDFDIDFSWTDRDDIINFIFEKFENTALITVYNTFKYKASVRELGKVFGLPKSEIDKLSAAHFKFENLDELSQLVVTYSKLIQGFPNYLGIHAGGILISEKPIHHYTATFMPPKGFATTQFDMVVAEDVGLYKFDILSQRGLGKIKEAVEIVAYNQKDLPPLDIHDIKRFKEDKRINKMLEEAKAIGCFYVESPAMRMLLKKLRTNDYLGLVAASSVIRPGASKFGMRDYILRSRFPEKRKEAHPVLLKIMPETYGVMVYQEDVIKVAHYFGGLTLAESDVLRRGMSGKFRSREEFLKVKEKFFRNCYNDGKSKSLTLEVWQQIESFAGYAFAKGHSASYAVESYQSLFLKCYFPLEYMVATINNFGGFYKTEFYVHEARMHGAKILPPCVNRANMETVIYGKDIYMGFMFLHAFETKVAERLLRERLKNGMYADLDDFIDRVHISMEQIAILIKINAFRFTGKNKRELLWQAHMKINKISFKEHEQTLFKAERINFKTPELICTEEENAFDEIELLGFSLSSPFDLLRTKISNPLRAKDLIGLKGKTVTIEGYLVTVKDTSTSKGDRMFFGTFLDLDGDFIDTVHFPPIDKRYMFRGKGMYCVEGKVIEEFDCISIEVSKMERLPIIEDPRYSAASNKSLPPKESSEKSIPEKSMVTKNFSSSKSFYKNKIAEIQSTL; encoded by the coding sequence ATGTTTTTAAATGTACACTCATATTTTAGCCTTCGTTTTGGAACGCTTTCGGTAGATAGGATTTTCTCCTGTTCTAAAGAAGCGAACCTTTCCGTAATAGCGTTGACGGACATTAACAATACGTCTGCTTGTTTAGAATTTGTTAGACGTTCTAAGGATTATGGCATCCGACCTATTGTGGGCGTAGATTTTAGAAACGGTGCCCAGCAACAATTCGTGGCACTTGCGAAAAGCAATCTAGGGTTTCAAAATATAAATTCCTATCTCTCAGGATTTCTTCATCAAAACGATTTTGAAATACCTGATCGCTGTAAAAAACTTGCCGATACTTTTGTAATATATCCGTTTTCGGATTTCCCCGAAAAAGAGGTCAATCAACTTTTAGAGCATGAGTTTTTGGGGGTTACGATGAATGATTTAGAAACCTTCAAGTTTAGGAAATTCAAAAGAAAATCGAAACTGCTCATCCTTCACACGGTTACCTTTCAAAATAAACGCGACTTTAATACCCATCGTTTGTTAAGGGCAATCGACAATAATACGCTGCTTAGCAAACTCCCTAAGACCGAGCAAGGAAAAGCTTCCCATGTGTTTGTTCCCCTAGAAACTCTAATCAATGCTTTTGCTGCCTACCCCGAAATCATCGAGACTACCCAAAGACTATTAAAGGAATGCAATATAGATTTCAGCTTTAATGATAAAGTCCCAAAAAACCAGAGTAGCTATACCGGTTGTGAAAAACGGGATTTTAGGTTGTTGAAAAAACTAGCTTACGACGGGCTTTCTTATCGCTATAAAGAACCTAACGAAGTCATACATGCGCGCATCCATAAAGAACTTAAGATTATAGAAGAAAAGAAGTTTGTCTCTTATTTTCTTATCAACTGGAAAATCCTAAAGTATGCCCGTAGCAAAGGCTATTTTTATGTGGGACGCGGAAGTGGTGCCAATAGCATTATCGCCTATTTATTGAGAATTACGGATGTGGATCCTGTAGAGCTTGATCTTTATTTTGAAAGATTTATAAATCTTTACCGGCAGAATCCACCAGATTTCGACATCGATTTTTCTTGGACAGATCGAGACGACATCATCAATTTTATTTTTGAAAAATTTGAGAATACTGCTCTCATTACGGTCTACAACACTTTTAAATATAAAGCCTCGGTAAGAGAATTAGGAAAGGTTTTTGGGCTTCCAAAGAGTGAAATCGACAAACTTTCTGCCGCTCATTTTAAATTTGAAAACTTAGATGAGCTTTCACAATTGGTGGTTACATACAGCAAGCTCATCCAAGGGTTTCCCAACTATTTGGGAATCCACGCCGGCGGAATTTTAATCTCAGAAAAACCCATCCATCATTACACTGCTACTTTTATGCCGCCCAAAGGTTTTGCCACCACCCAATTTGATATGGTCGTGGCAGAAGATGTGGGACTTTATAAGTTCGATATCCTAAGTCAGCGCGGATTGGGAAAAATAAAGGAAGCGGTAGAAATAGTGGCTTATAATCAAAAGGATTTGCCGCCATTAGACATCCACGATATAAAACGTTTTAAGGAAGATAAGCGCATCAATAAGATGTTGGAAGAAGCCAAGGCAATCGGGTGTTTTTATGTAGAATCTCCCGCCATGCGAATGCTCTTAAAAAAATTGAGAACCAATGATTATTTGGGATTGGTGGCGGCAAGTTCGGTGATAAGGCCGGGGGCTTCAAAATTTGGAATGAGGGATTATATCCTTCGGTCTCGGTTTCCCGAAAAAAGGAAAGAGGCGCATCCCGTACTGCTAAAAATAATGCCAGAAACTTATGGTGTAATGGTCTACCAAGAAGATGTTATAAAGGTTGCCCACTATTTTGGGGGTCTTACTTTGGCAGAATCAGATGTGTTGAGACGCGGTATGTCTGGTAAGTTCCGTTCTCGAGAAGAATTTTTAAAGGTGAAGGAAAAGTTTTTTAGGAACTGCTATAACGATGGAAAATCTAAAAGTCTTACGCTAGAAGTTTGGCAGCAGATAGAAAGCTTTGCGGGTTATGCCTTTGCAAAAGGACACTCTGCTTCTTATGCGGTAGAAAGTTACCAAAGCCTTTTTCTAAAATGCTATTTCCCGTTGGAATATATGGTGGCGACCATCAACAATTTTGGAGGTTTTTATAAGACAGAATTCTATGTGCACGAAGCAAGGATGCACGGCGCCAAGATTTTGCCGCCCTGTGTTAATCGGGCAAATATGGAAACGGTTATCTACGGAAAGGATATTTATATGGGTTTTATGTTCTTGCACGCTTTCGAAACCAAAGTAGCAGAGCGCTTATTAAGAGAAAGATTAAAAAACGGCATGTATGCAGACCTTGACGATTTTATAGACCGGGTACATATCTCTATGGAACAGATTGCCATTTTAATTAAAATTAATGCCTTTAGGTTTACGGGAAAAAATAAACGAGAGCTTTTATGGCAAGCTCATATGAAGATCAACAAGATAAGTTTTAAGGAACATGAGCAAACCTTATTTAAAGCCGAGCGAATCAATTTTAAGACTCCAGAACTTATCTGCACCGAGGAGGAAAATGCGTTTGATGAGATTGAATTATTGGGGTTTTCACTTTCTAGCCCTTTCGACTTATTGAGGACAAAGATCAGTAACCCTTTACGGGCAAAGGATTTAATTGGATTAAAAGGAAAAACAGTTACTATAGAAGGTTATTTGGTAACGGTAAAGGACACGAGCACTTCTAAAGGCGACCGTATGTTCTTTGGTACATTTCTAGATTTGGATGGCGATTTTATAGATACGGTTCATTTTCCGCCGATAGATAAGAGATATATGTTTAGGGGAAAAGGAATGTACTGTGTAGAAGGAAAAGTGATCGAAGAATTTGATTGTATTTCGATAGAAGTTTCAAAAATGGAACGTTTACCGATTATTGAAGACCCTCGATATTCTGCAGCTTCAAATAAATCCCTTCCACCAAAGGAATCATCAGAAAAATCTATTCCTGAAAAATCCATGGTTACCAAGAACTTTAGTTCTTCAAAATCATTTTATAAAAACAAAATTGCCGAAATACAATCTACTTTATGA
- a CDS encoding Predicted dehydrogenase yields the protein MKSRRTFIKQTSIAGAGIALAPQLTFSTSKRSNQQKLKVGLIGVGLRGTNHLNNFILRDDVLVTAICDIDQKRIGIANDMISKAGLSKPEIFGKNEEDYKNLLASQNVEAVIIATPWLWHARMAKDSMKAGKYTGLEVSAANTMEECWDLVNVHEDSGSHLMILENVNYRRDILAVLNMVKQNVFGELVHFRCGYQHDLRFVKLNDGKTAYGKGVEFGEKGISESAWRTQHSLLRNADVYPTHGIGPIAVMCDINRGNRFSSISSNASKGIGLHDYIVKNGGEDHPNAKLKFKQGDVITSTIETTNGETIIVTHDCNLPRPYSLGFRVQGSNGLWEVDGNRIYVEGQSEPHQWDDATSWLDKYDHPLWKKYGETAMDAGHGGMDFFVINAFVESAKQKIAPPLDVYDAAAWSAITPLSEISIENNGEPQNFPDFTRGNWIKRKPLNWIKDTY from the coding sequence ATGAAATCACGCAGAACATTTATCAAACAAACCTCCATTGCCGGCGCAGGCATTGCATTGGCACCTCAGCTTACATTTTCAACTTCAAAAAGAAGCAATCAACAAAAACTTAAAGTAGGATTGATCGGGGTCGGGTTAAGAGGAACAAATCATCTCAATAATTTCATTCTAAGGGATGATGTGTTGGTCACTGCAATTTGTGATATTGACCAAAAAAGGATTGGTATCGCTAATGACATGATTTCTAAAGCAGGACTAAGCAAACCTGAGATTTTCGGCAAAAATGAGGAAGACTATAAAAATCTTTTAGCTTCTCAAAATGTGGAAGCTGTCATCATTGCGACTCCTTGGCTCTGGCACGCTAGAATGGCAAAGGATTCCATGAAAGCAGGGAAGTACACTGGACTAGAAGTTTCTGCTGCAAACACCATGGAAGAATGCTGGGATTTGGTAAATGTGCACGAGGATAGCGGCAGCCACCTTATGATTTTAGAGAACGTAAATTACCGGCGAGATATCTTGGCAGTTCTTAATATGGTAAAGCAAAATGTGTTCGGGGAATTGGTTCATTTTAGATGCGGCTATCAACACGATTTGCGCTTTGTAAAACTTAACGATGGTAAAACGGCTTACGGGAAAGGGGTTGAATTTGGCGAAAAAGGAATTTCAGAATCAGCTTGGAGAACCCAGCACTCCCTATTACGAAATGCCGATGTTTACCCCACCCACGGTATAGGACCAATTGCTGTAATGTGCGATATCAATCGTGGAAATAGATTTTCTTCAATTTCCTCAAATGCATCAAAAGGGATTGGGCTGCACGATTATATCGTGAAAAATGGCGGAGAAGACCATCCTAATGCAAAACTGAAATTTAAACAAGGAGACGTTATAACCTCAACCATAGAAACTACCAATGGCGAAACGATTATCGTAACCCACGATTGTAATTTACCGCGACCCTATTCGCTTGGTTTTAGAGTACAAGGAAGCAATGGTCTTTGGGAAGTTGATGGCAATAGGATTTATGTTGAAGGCCAATCTGAGCCGCACCAATGGGATGACGCAACTTCTTGGCTAGATAAATACGATCACCCACTTTGGAAAAAATACGGAGAAACGGCTATGGATGCAGGGCACGGAGGCATGGACTTTTTTGTAATTAATGCATTTGTAGAATCTGCAAAACAAAAAATTGCGCCACCTTTGGATGTTTACGATGCAGCAGCTTGGAGCGCCATTACCCCACTTTCAGAGATTTCGATAGAAAACAATGGCGAACCACAAAATTTTCCTGATTTTACAAGAGGTAATTGGATCAAGCGAAAGCCACTAAATTGGATCAAGGACACTTATTAA